One Thauera sp. K11 DNA window includes the following coding sequences:
- a CDS encoding type II secretion system F family protein produces the protein MRYSVRAVGADRLVVDLDIDAGSEAEMRTIVAARGLMVLASKARVAPAHRGKFPLLLFNQELLALLRAGIALAEAIAALAEKETRPAIRTVLQGMLGALREGRTLSSALDSAGGAFPELYVATIRAAERTSDLDHAVERYIAYQQQVDTLRGKLVSAAIYPALLLGVGGLVVLFLMAYVVPRFSHIYEDLDGELPLMSRLLLEWGQFIEAHAVGGAMLLAIAVAGLVALSRHPGVRAAFGRALWRMPVVGESLRVFQLARFYRTLGMLLSGGIPVPTALTMVSGLLTQTLRTSLDGAIARIREGQGFAATLAAGGLTTPVAMRMLEVGERAGNLGDMLSRAAEFHEEDTARQVEWLTRLFGPLLMLFIGGAIGLIVVLMYLPIFQLAESIG, from the coding sequence ATGCGCTATAGCGTCAGGGCCGTCGGCGCGGACCGGCTGGTCGTAGACCTCGACATCGATGCCGGGTCCGAGGCGGAAATGCGCACGATCGTGGCCGCGCGCGGCCTGATGGTGCTGGCGTCGAAAGCACGCGTGGCGCCGGCGCACCGGGGCAAGTTCCCGCTGCTGCTGTTCAACCAGGAACTGCTCGCGCTGCTGCGCGCCGGCATCGCGCTTGCCGAGGCGATCGCCGCCCTGGCAGAGAAGGAAACCCGGCCGGCGATACGCACCGTGCTGCAGGGCATGCTGGGCGCGCTGCGCGAGGGGCGCACGCTGTCGAGCGCACTCGACAGCGCGGGCGGGGCCTTTCCGGAACTCTACGTCGCCACGATCCGGGCCGCCGAGCGCACCAGCGATCTCGACCATGCCGTCGAGCGCTACATCGCCTACCAGCAGCAGGTCGACACCCTGCGGGGCAAGCTCGTCAGCGCGGCGATCTATCCCGCCCTCCTGCTGGGGGTCGGCGGGCTGGTGGTGCTGTTCCTGATGGCCTACGTGGTGCCGCGCTTCTCCCACATCTACGAAGACCTGGACGGCGAACTTCCGCTGATGTCCCGCCTGCTGCTCGAATGGGGGCAGTTCATCGAGGCGCATGCGGTAGGCGGCGCGATGCTGCTGGCGATCGCGGTGGCGGGCCTGGTCGCGCTGTCGCGGCATCCCGGGGTGCGCGCCGCGTTCGGCCGGGCCCTGTGGCGCATGCCGGTGGTCGGCGAGAGCCTGCGCGTGTTCCAGTTGGCGCGCTTCTATCGCACGCTGGGGATGCTGCTGTCGGGCGGCATCCCGGTGCCCACCGCGCTGACCATGGTCTCGGGCCTGCTCACGCAGACGCTGCGCACCAGCCTGGACGGGGCCATCGCCCGTATCCGGGAAGGGCAGGGCTTTGCCGCGACCCTGGCGGCCGGCGGGCTGACGACGCCGGTTGCGATGCGCATGCTCGAAGTCGGCGAGCGCGCCGGCAACCTGGGCGACATGCTGAGCCGCGCCGCCGAATTCCACGAGGAAGACACGGCGCGCCAGGTCGAATGGCTGACCCGCCTGTTCGGCCCGCTGCTGATGCTCTTCATCGGCGGTGCGATCGGCCTGATCGTGGTGCTGATGTACCTGCCCATCTTCCAGTTGGCGGAGAGCATAGGATGA
- the gspG gene encoding type II secretion system major pseudopilin GspG: protein MQPNPSRPSAIRRIHAGFTLLELLVVMVIIGLLAGYVGPRFFSQIGKSETKVAQAQIDAFGKALDQYRLDVGRYPTTEQGLQSLMAAPTDTPRWAGPYLKKAVPLDPWGKPYQYRQPGEHGEFDLFSFGSDGQPGGEGGAADVSNW, encoded by the coding sequence ATGCAGCCCAATCCATCCCGGCCATCGGCCATCCGCAGGATTCACGCCGGATTCACCCTTCTCGAGTTGCTGGTCGTGATGGTCATCATCGGCCTGCTCGCCGGCTATGTCGGGCCGCGCTTCTTCTCGCAGATCGGCAAGTCGGAAACCAAGGTGGCGCAGGCGCAGATCGATGCGTTCGGCAAGGCGCTGGACCAGTACCGGCTCGACGTGGGCCGCTATCCGACCACCGAGCAGGGGCTGCAGTCGCTGATGGCGGCGCCGACGGACACCCCCCGCTGGGCGGGTCCCTACCTCAAGAAGGCGGTGCCGCTCGATCCCTGGGGCAAGCCCTACCAGTACCGTCAGCCTGGCGAGCATGGCGAGTTCGACCTGTTTTCCTTCGGCTCCGACGGCCAGCCCGGCGGCGAGGGCGGGGCGGCCGACGTGAGCAACTGGTAG
- a CDS encoding lytic transglycosylase domain-containing protein gives MRLSLVSLALLLASLHCAANTLYGFVDESGVAHFSDFKVDGRYKRLMGSEPSAQRPSARGTRQAPPPRLRARVESIAGEHGVDPALAMAVVEVESAYRPDARSPKGALGLMQLMPATAQRYGVSDPLDPDDNLRGGIRYLRDLLDQFGSTELALAAYNAGEGAVMRHGYAIPPYAETQAYVPRVLQRYGSLQRKP, from the coding sequence ATGCGCCTGTCGCTCGTTTCGCTCGCCCTGCTGCTCGCGTCGCTCCACTGCGCGGCAAACACCCTGTACGGTTTCGTCGATGAATCCGGCGTCGCGCACTTCAGCGACTTCAAGGTCGACGGCCGCTACAAGCGCCTGATGGGTTCCGAACCGTCCGCGCAACGGCCTTCGGCACGCGGAACCCGGCAGGCACCGCCGCCTCGCCTGCGGGCGCGGGTGGAAAGCATCGCCGGCGAACACGGCGTCGATCCCGCGCTCGCCATGGCGGTGGTCGAGGTCGAGAGCGCCTATCGGCCGGATGCGCGCTCGCCCAAGGGCGCGCTCGGCCTGATGCAGTTGATGCCGGCGACCGCGCAGCGCTACGGGGTGAGCGATCCGCTCGACCCGGACGACAACCTGCGCGGCGGCATCCGCTATCTGCGCGACCTGCTCGACCAGTTCGGCAGCACCGAGCTGGCGCTGGCGGCGTACAACGCCGGCGAGGGCGCCGTCATGCGCCACGGCTACGCCATTCCGCCCTACGCCGAAACACAGGCCTACGTGCCCAGGGTGCTGCAGCGCTACGGGTCCTTGCAGCGGAAGCCGTAG
- a CDS encoding putative porin — translation MWKIKTCTLAVAVALALPAQAADDRQSMELLRQTTLDLIDALVETGVLTRAKADALIKQAEAKAADKVAKAAADPARPATVRVPYIPESVRNDIRDQVKQEVLAQARNERWAAPNSLPEWVSRIQWEGDVRVRYQSDMFADDNTPAAYYAGANMAAIDRNGRPSIADGSSPPYVTRNAAATETDSEGRALGSLNEDQQRWRVRARLGLTAQVADTVSAGVRLATGNTNDRVSTNQTLGQNFNKYSFVVDRAFIRYDPVEWLTVSGGRIANPWLSTDLIWDEDLNFEGLAATLKPSLDSGRLRPFLTAGWFPLRIDAPKEHGSRSLSAVQVGVDWEARRDLRLKFGAAQYKFDNVEGREDRRFDEFMLQRLPGYGQYEYGSGFRSKGNTLFTTNNRLEQPGNPFDSSNWIWGLASRFEPLALTAAIDIARFDPVHVMLSAEYIKNTAFDRKEIQRRTGVRLSDGSDTAYLYRIAVGMPSIRQLGDWQASLTYRRVGSDAVLDAFTDSDFGLGGTNVKGYTLGFSYGIEQNTAIGLRWMSADSIDSPTLVSGDKFGVDTLQMDLSVRF, via the coding sequence ATGTGGAAAATCAAGACTTGTACCCTTGCCGTCGCCGTGGCGCTGGCCTTGCCGGCGCAGGCCGCCGACGATCGCCAGTCCATGGAGCTGCTGCGCCAGACCACCCTGGACCTGATCGATGCGCTGGTGGAGACCGGGGTGCTGACCCGGGCCAAGGCCGACGCCCTGATCAAGCAGGCCGAGGCGAAGGCCGCAGACAAGGTGGCGAAGGCGGCGGCCGATCCGGCGCGGCCCGCCACCGTGCGCGTGCCCTACATCCCCGAGAGCGTGCGCAACGACATCCGCGACCAGGTCAAGCAGGAGGTGCTCGCCCAGGCGCGCAACGAACGCTGGGCCGCGCCCAATTCGCTGCCGGAGTGGGTGAGCCGCATCCAGTGGGAAGGCGACGTGCGCGTCCGCTACCAGTCCGACATGTTCGCGGACGACAACACGCCGGCGGCCTACTATGCCGGCGCCAACATGGCGGCGATCGACAGGAATGGCCGGCCGAGCATCGCGGACGGCTCTTCCCCGCCCTATGTGACGCGGAACGCCGCCGCCACCGAGACCGACTCGGAAGGCCGTGCGCTGGGCAGCCTGAACGAGGACCAGCAGCGCTGGCGTGTCCGCGCCCGGCTCGGCCTCACCGCCCAGGTCGCCGACACGGTCAGCGCCGGGGTCCGGCTCGCGACCGGCAACACCAACGACCGCGTGTCGACCAACCAGACGCTCGGCCAGAACTTCAACAAATATTCCTTCGTCGTGGACCGCGCCTTCATCCGCTACGACCCGGTCGAGTGGCTGACGGTGTCGGGCGGGCGCATCGCGAACCCGTGGCTGTCCACCGACCTGATCTGGGACGAGGACCTCAACTTCGAGGGCCTCGCCGCGACGCTGAAACCCTCGCTCGATTCCGGGCGGCTGAGGCCCTTCCTGACGGCGGGCTGGTTCCCGCTGCGCATCGATGCGCCCAAGGAGCACGGCTCCCGCTCGCTGAGCGCGGTGCAGGTCGGCGTCGACTGGGAAGCCCGGCGCGACCTTCGCCTGAAGTTCGGCGCCGCACAGTACAAGTTCGACAACGTCGAAGGGCGCGAGGATCGCCGCTTCGACGAGTTCATGCTGCAGAGGCTGCCGGGCTACGGCCAGTACGAGTACGGGTCCGGTTTCCGCTCGAAGGGCAATACGCTCTTCACGACGAACAACCGGCTCGAGCAGCCGGGCAACCCCTTCGATTCCAGCAATTGGATCTGGGGCCTGGCGTCGCGCTTCGAGCCGCTCGCCCTCACGGCCGCTATCGACATCGCACGCTTCGACCCCGTACACGTCATGCTGTCCGCGGAGTACATCAAGAACACCGCGTTCGACCGCAAGGAGATCCAGCGCCGCACCGGCGTGCGCCTGAGCGACGGCAGCGATACCGCCTATCTCTACCGGATCGCCGTCGGCATGCCGAGCATCCGCCAACTCGGCGACTGGCAGGCTTCGCTCACCTACCGCCGCGTCGGCTCCGATGCCGTCCTGGATGCCTTCACCGATTCCGACTTCGGGCTCGGCGGCACCAACGTGAAGGGCTACACCCTCGGCTTCAGCTACGGCATCGAGCAGAACACCGCGATCGGCCTGCGCTGGATGTCGGCGGACAGCATCGATTCGCCGACGCTGGTCTCGGGCGACAAGTTCGGCGTGGATACGCTGCAGATGGACCTGTCGGTGCGCTTCTGA
- a CDS encoding energy transducer TonB family protein, translated as MSGLAEEDIEQSALGRWLRIGGGALLLAAAVAALVFIVQGLGGEARGPARQVTKITVLDTPPPPPPPPPKEEPRREQPKESPKEIKIDQPKQVEQPQQAEQLKMEGQAGDGPSPFAAGTVLNEYKGGEIGAGTGGNRMQFAFYTSVLQRHVQTSLVRRPEIKRLDYRVLVRIWLGGDGSIRKAELVDSTGSSGVDDALRAAFGALAPVPEAPPANLPQPITVRITNRVTG; from the coding sequence ATGAGCGGGCTGGCCGAGGAGGACATCGAGCAGTCGGCCCTGGGGCGCTGGCTGCGCATCGGCGGCGGCGCGCTGCTGCTGGCGGCCGCGGTCGCGGCGCTGGTCTTCATCGTGCAGGGGCTGGGCGGCGAGGCAAGGGGGCCTGCCCGGCAGGTGACCAAGATCACCGTGCTCGACACTCCGCCGCCCCCGCCTCCGCCCCCGCCCAAGGAAGAGCCCAGGCGCGAGCAGCCGAAGGAAAGCCCGAAGGAAATCAAGATCGATCAGCCCAAGCAGGTCGAGCAGCCGCAGCAGGCCGAGCAACTGAAGATGGAAGGGCAGGCGGGCGACGGGCCGAGCCCCTTCGCGGCGGGCACCGTGCTCAACGAGTACAAGGGCGGCGAGATCGGCGCCGGCACCGGCGGCAACCGCATGCAGTTCGCGTTCTACACGAGCGTGCTGCAGCGCCACGTCCAGACCTCGCTGGTGCGGCGGCCTGAGATCAAGCGGCTGGACTACCGGGTGCTGGTCCGCATCTGGCTGGGCGGCGACGGCTCGATCCGCAAGGCGGAACTCGTCGACAGCACGGGCAGCAGCGGCGTGGACGATGCGCTCCGGGCGGCGTTCGGCGCGCTGGCGCCGGTGCCCGAGGCGCCGCCGGCGAATCTGCCGCAGCCGATCACCGTCAGGATCACCAACCGCGTTACCGGATAA
- a CDS encoding ExbD/TolR family protein, translating to MNVNTDNKPYDSINVTPMLDLAYVLLVVFILMTTASVQGLTMNLPKPSNKPSTEQHEVKVVQVTPEGALMINGIGVSLGELESQLAAAKARDPKISVMIKGDPRTQYAKVIQVVDLVNKLAIEGVGLVTARIGT from the coding sequence ATGAACGTCAATACCGACAACAAGCCGTACGACTCGATCAACGTCACGCCGATGCTCGATCTGGCCTATGTGCTGTTGGTGGTGTTCATCCTCATGACCACCGCGTCGGTGCAGGGCCTGACGATGAACCTGCCCAAGCCGAGCAACAAGCCCAGTACCGAGCAGCACGAGGTGAAGGTGGTGCAGGTGACGCCCGAGGGCGCGCTGATGATCAACGGCATCGGCGTCAGCCTGGGCGAACTCGAAAGCCAGCTCGCCGCGGCCAAGGCGCGCGACCCGAAGATCTCGGTGATGATCAAGGGCGATCCGCGCACGCAATACGCGAAGGTGATCCAGGTCGTCGACCTGGTGAACAAGCTCGCCATCGAGGGCGTGGGGCTCGTCACCGCGCGGATCGGCACATGA
- a CDS encoding ExbD/TolR family protein: MAADVKDDNQPYDEINITPMLDLAYVLLVTFIIMTTASVQGIKVEVPRTEAAASLAKPQTRAITITREGNVFLDAYPVDMEQLEMRLAQYKAQNPSLPVVLKGDAEAQYEKVMEALEVCKRLDITEVGLVTKRGQ; this comes from the coding sequence ATGGCCGCTGACGTCAAGGACGACAACCAGCCCTATGACGAGATCAACATCACCCCGATGCTCGATCTCGCCTATGTGCTGCTGGTGACCTTCATCATCATGACCACCGCTTCGGTGCAGGGCATCAAGGTCGAGGTGCCGCGCACCGAGGCCGCCGCCAGCCTGGCCAAGCCGCAGACGCGGGCGATCACGATCACCCGCGAAGGCAACGTGTTCCTCGATGCCTACCCGGTGGACATGGAGCAGCTCGAGATGCGGCTGGCGCAATACAAGGCGCAGAACCCGTCGCTGCCGGTGGTGCTGAAGGGTGACGCGGAAGCCCAGTACGAGAAGGTGATGGAGGCGCTGGAGGTGTGCAAGCGGCTCGACATCACCGAGGTCGGCCTCGTCACCAAGCGGGGGCAGTGA